In one window of Rhizobium sp. ACO-34A DNA:
- a CDS encoding chemotaxis protein CheX translates to MASKKGEQKSLTLSAVLDLNEASNLRENLMSLRGSGLAIDASGVERVGAQCVQILMAGASAWETDKKPFSFVKVSDAFTKTLQLIGVNIDHLLAKESR, encoded by the coding sequence ATGGCAAGCAAGAAAGGCGAACAGAAAAGTCTGACACTGTCCGCAGTGCTGGACCTGAATGAGGCTTCGAACCTTCGGGAAAACCTCATGTCCCTGCGCGGCAGCGGACTGGCGATCGATGCTTCGGGTGTCGAGCGTGTCGGTGCCCAGTGCGTGCAGATCCTCATGGCTGGTGCCAGCGCATGGGAAACGGACAAGAAGCCCTTCTCTTTCGTGAAGGTTTCAGATGCCTTCACCAAGACACTTCAACTGATTGGCGTGAACATTGATCATCTGCTCGCTAAGGAGAGCCGGTAA
- a CDS encoding response regulator — translation MKKKVLTVDDSRTIRNMLLVTLNNAGFETIQAEDGVEGLEVLEEANPDVIVTDINMPRLDGFGFIEGVRRNEKYRAVPILVLTTESDAEKKNRARQAGATGWIVKPFDPTKLIDAIERVTA, via the coding sequence ATGAAGAAAAAAGTACTCACAGTGGATGACTCCAGAACCATCCGCAACATGCTGCTGGTGACCCTCAACAATGCCGGCTTCGAAACCATTCAGGCCGAAGACGGCGTGGAAGGCCTCGAGGTCCTCGAGGAAGCCAATCCCGACGTGATCGTGACCGATATCAACATGCCGCGCCTCGATGGCTTCGGCTTTATCGAAGGCGTTCGTCGCAACGAAAAGTATCGCGCCGTTCCGATCCTGGTTCTCACCACGGAAAGCGATGCGGAGAAGAAGAACCGCGCTCGCCAGGCTGGCGCGACTGGCTGGATCGTCAAGCCTTTCGATCCGACCAAACTGATCGATGCCATCGAGCGTGTAACCGCCTAA